TCCATGCCGTCGGGAAGTTTGAGCTCGTACGCGAGGTCGTTGAGTCCCGCTATCAGCCCGCGAGTCGCCGGATCGGCGGCGATATCGCGCGCGGCATAGACGGCGACCGGCGTCTCGATCATCGCAAAAAGCGGCAGCGCCAGCCCGCGCGCGGGTTCGAGGTCGGCGATGGAATCGACCTTGGGCAGCACGACGGCATCGATCGGCAGCGTTGCGACCGCATCGATGTCCGCCGCCTGATGCTCGCTGCCCGTGCCGTTGATCCGCACTGCGACGCGCTTGCCCGGAAAGCCCGTCGTCACCGCCGCGCGCATCGCCGCGCGCGCCTCCGCCTTGCGCCCCTCGGGCACCGCGTCCTCCAGGTCGATGATCAGCATGTCGGCGGCAAGCCCGCCCGCCTTTTCGAGCGCACGCGCGTTCGATCCCGGAACATAGAGCAGGGAGCGGGGCGGATAGCCGGCCGAACAGTCACTTGAGGTCATGCGCTTTTCTGTGGCGCAACCCGGCCATTGCCGCAATAAGGAAGCGGGCTTGCAGCGATGCAATATGTGGGAAGGGGATGATCGATGGAATTCGCGCTCGCACTCGTGGTTCTGGCGCTGGTGTTCCTGATCTGGGCGCTGACGCCGGTGCGGCAGGGATATGCCTATACGATCGAACGTTTCGGCCGCTACACGCATACCGCGCAGCCGGGCCTCAACTTCATCATGCCGATCTTCGACCGCGTCGGGCGCAAGGTGAATGTGATGGAACAGGTGCTCGACATTCCGGGGCAGGAGATCATCACCAAGGACAATGCGATGGTCGCGGTCGACGGCGTCGTCTTCTTCCAGGTGCTCGACGCCGCCAAGGCGGCCTATGAGGTCAGCGACCTCTATCTTTCCATCATGAACCTGACGACGACGAACCTCAGGACCGTGATGGGCTCGATGGATCTCGACGAAACGCTGTCGAAGCGCGACGAGATCAATACGCGCCTGCTTCATGTCGTCGACGATGCGACGACGCCGTGGGGGGTCAAGATCACGCGCGTCGAGATCAAGGACATCCGCCCCCCCGCCGACATTTCGAACGCGATGGCGCGGCAGATGAAGGCCGAGCGCGAAAAGCGCGCCAACATCCTTGAGGCCGAAGGCATGCGGGCCTCGGAAATCCTGCGCGCCGAGGGCGAGAAGCAGGGCCAGATCCTGCAGGCCGAGGGCCGCCGCGAAGCCGCCTTCCGCGACGCCGAGGCGCGCGAGCGCGAGGCCGAGGCCGAAGCCAAGGCGACGCAGATGGTGTCCGACGCGATCGCCGGCGGCAATGCGCAGGCGATCAATTATTTCATCGCGCAGAAATATGTCGAGGCGGTCGGCCAGTTCGCGACCAGCCCGAACAGCAAGACGATCCTCTTCCCGGTCGAAGCAACGCAGCTGATCGGAACCTTGGGCGGCATCGGCGAACTCGCCAAGGATGCGTTCGAGCGCA
This genomic interval from Sphingopyxis chilensis contains the following:
- a CDS encoding HpcH/HpaI aldolase/citrate lyase family protein, yielding MTSSDCSAGYPPRSLLYVPGSNARALEKAGGLAADMLIIDLEDAVPEGRKAEARAAMRAAVTTGFPGKRVAVRINGTGSEHQAADIDAVATLPIDAVVLPKVDSIADLEPARGLALPLFAMIETPVAVYAARDIAADPATRGLIAGLNDLAYELKLPDGMDRGAMSHAIQAIVLAARAGGVWAFDGVYNAIDDGAGFAAEAAEGRRLGFDGKTLIHPSQVEPCNAAFAPSEREIAAAEALVAAATGGAQRHEGRMIEDMHVAAARALLARAGR
- a CDS encoding SPFH domain-containing protein, whose product is MEFALALVVLALVFLIWALTPVRQGYAYTIERFGRYTHTAQPGLNFIMPIFDRVGRKVNVMEQVLDIPGQEIITKDNAMVAVDGVVFFQVLDAAKAAYEVSDLYLSIMNLTTTNLRTVMGSMDLDETLSKRDEINTRLLHVVDDATTPWGVKITRVEIKDIRPPADISNAMARQMKAEREKRANILEAEGMRASEILRAEGEKQGQILQAEGRREAAFRDAEAREREAEAEAKATQMVSDAIAGGNAQAINYFIAQKYVEAVGQFATSPNSKTILFPVEATQLIGTLGGIGELAKDAFERKAGA